One stretch of Chelonia mydas isolate rCheMyd1 chromosome 17, rCheMyd1.pri.v2, whole genome shotgun sequence DNA includes these proteins:
- the MRPS17 gene encoding 28S ribosomal protein S17, mitochondrial, protein MSGLRGAVHAKWIIGKVIGTKMHKTAKVRVTRLVLDPYLLKFFNKRKTYFAHDPLQQCAIGDIVLLKALPERRTKNVKHELAEIVFKVGNVIDPVTGKACAGTRFLESLTDSESLTEADTTYLSEKLQELNVSSTEK, encoded by the exons ATGTCTGGACTACGTGGAGCTGTCCATGCAAAATGGATAATAGGGAAAGTAATTGGAACTAAAATGCATAAAACTGCCAAAGTGAGAGTGACAAGGCTTGTGCTGGATCCTTATTTACTAAAG TTCTTTAACAAGCGAAAAACTTATTTCGCTCATGATCCATTGCAGCAATGTGCCATCGGAGACATTGTTCTTCTAAAAGCTTTGCCTGAGCGGAGGACCAAAAATGTGAAACATGAACTGGCTGAGATTGTTTTCAAGGTTGGAAATGTCATAGACCCAGTAACCGGAAAGGCCTGCGCAGGAACCAGGTTCCTGGAAAGTCTAACAGACTCAGAAAGTCTAACTGAGGCAGACACTACCTATCTAAGTGAAAAGCTCCAAGAACTAAATGTTTCCTCAACAGAGAAAtaa